The proteins below come from a single Micromonospora citrea genomic window:
- a CDS encoding chitinase, protein MKRSRSLVLSLVTALVAAVGAVWVAMPAFAAGATASFVKTSDWGSGWEGKYTITNGGGSTLTGWTVTFDLPPGTTVGSYWDALLTSSGQRHTFTNRSWNGSVAPGASVSFGFLGSGPGAPADCRLNGAPCGGGTGPTTAPPTTAPPTTAPPTTAPPTTPPPTSPPPDTGLPEHILTGYWHNFDNPAVELRLRDVPAEYDVVAVAFAEATATPGAVSFAVDPGLSAALGGYPDAEFAADVRALQSRGKKVIISVGGETGRVAVNDAASAAAFSDSVHALIQRYGFDGVDIDLENGLNPTYMAQALRSLRARVGAGLIIAMAPQTIDMQSPGSSYFKLALDIKDILTVVNTQFYNSGAMLGCDRNAAYAQGTVNFIVALACIQLEAGLRPDQVGLGLPAGPGAAGGGVVAPSVVNAALDCLTRGTNCGSFRPPRTYPGLRGAMTWSVNWDVTNGNNFARAVAPHLDTLP, encoded by the coding sequence GTGAAACGGTCCAGATCTCTGGTGTTGTCGCTGGTCACCGCTTTGGTGGCGGCCGTCGGCGCGGTGTGGGTGGCGATGCCGGCGTTCGCCGCCGGGGCGACCGCGAGCTTCGTCAAGACGTCCGACTGGGGCTCAGGCTGGGAGGGGAAGTACACGATCACCAACGGCGGCGGCAGCACGCTCACCGGCTGGACCGTCACCTTCGACCTGCCCCCGGGCACCACCGTCGGCTCGTACTGGGACGCGCTGCTGACCTCGTCCGGCCAGCGGCACACCTTCACGAACCGGTCCTGGAACGGCAGCGTCGCCCCCGGCGCCTCCGTCTCGTTCGGATTCCTGGGCAGCGGGCCGGGCGCCCCGGCCGACTGCCGGCTCAACGGCGCGCCGTGCGGCGGCGGCACCGGCCCGACGACCGCCCCGCCCACCACCGCCCCACCCACCACCGCGCCCCCGACGACGGCGCCGCCCACCACGCCGCCCCCGACCAGCCCGCCGCCGGACACCGGGCTGCCGGAGCACATCCTCACCGGCTACTGGCACAACTTCGACAACCCGGCCGTCGAGCTGAGGCTGCGCGACGTGCCGGCCGAGTACGACGTGGTCGCTGTCGCGTTCGCGGAGGCCACCGCCACCCCCGGCGCCGTGAGCTTCGCCGTCGACCCGGGGCTGTCCGCCGCCCTCGGCGGCTACCCGGACGCGGAGTTCGCCGCCGACGTGCGTGCCCTGCAGTCCCGGGGCAAGAAGGTGATCATCTCGGTCGGCGGCGAGACGGGCCGGGTGGCGGTCAACGACGCCGCCTCCGCCGCGGCGTTCAGCGACAGCGTCCACGCGCTGATCCAGCGGTACGGCTTCGACGGGGTCGACATCGACCTGGAGAACGGGCTGAACCCGACCTACATGGCGCAGGCGCTGCGCTCGCTGCGGGCCAGGGTGGGCGCCGGGCTGATCATCGCGATGGCCCCGCAGACCATCGACATGCAGTCCCCGGGGAGCAGCTACTTCAAGCTCGCGCTCGACATCAAGGACATCCTCACCGTCGTCAACACCCAGTTCTACAACTCGGGTGCGATGCTCGGCTGCGACCGCAACGCCGCGTACGCCCAGGGGACGGTGAACTTCATCGTCGCGCTGGCCTGCATCCAGTTGGAGGCCGGGCTGCGACCCGACCAGGTCGGTCTCGGCCTGCCCGCCGGGCCGGGCGCGGCCGGCGGCGGCGTCGTCGCGCCGAGCGTGGTGAACGCGGCGCTGGACTGCCTGACCCGCGGCACCAACTGCGGCAGCTTCCGCCCTCCGCGCACCTACCCGGGCCTCCGGGGCGCGATGACCTGGTCGGTCAACTGGGACGTCACCAACGGCAACAACTTCGCCCGCGCGGTGGCTCCCCACCTCGACACCCTCCCCTGA
- a CDS encoding carboxylate-amine ligase: MTGQVAEAPSATVEETDLLTVGVEEEFLLVDPHTGTAVPAVDLVMEQVPPELRGQVEREFQTSQIEIGSPPGLELSSIRHSLGMLRVALADAAERAGVRLLAIGTGPVDGPVPPVVDKPRFDRMIERFRLLVPGPGNNGMHVHVGVPDPETGVQVLNHVRPWLPVLQAVTVNSPFAKGEDTGYASWRSVEWEHWPSVAPTPFLESHEHYERLIRQLIASGVMLDEGMLYWYARLSAKYPTVEIRIGDVCPSVDDAVLVAALVRAMVATALDDIAAGRPAIRTDHHLLVAAHWRAAHDGLEGEGVDLTDGELRPAWELFDQFVERMRPALERHGDLDEVTDLIGGLRRHGTGAARQRAVLARGGDLVDVVRDVARQTRGSGHP; the protein is encoded by the coding sequence ATGACCGGCCAGGTGGCGGAGGCCCCGAGCGCGACGGTCGAGGAGACGGATCTGCTCACGGTGGGTGTCGAGGAGGAGTTCCTGCTCGTCGACCCGCACACCGGAACCGCGGTGCCCGCCGTCGACCTCGTGATGGAGCAGGTGCCGCCCGAGCTGCGCGGCCAGGTGGAGCGGGAGTTCCAGACCAGCCAGATCGAGATCGGCAGCCCGCCCGGCCTGGAGCTCTCCTCGATCCGGCACTCCCTCGGCATGCTGCGCGTCGCGCTCGCCGACGCGGCCGAGCGGGCCGGCGTACGGCTGCTCGCCATCGGCACCGGGCCGGTGGACGGGCCCGTGCCCCCGGTGGTCGACAAGCCCCGCTTCGACCGGATGATCGAGCGGTTCCGGCTGCTGGTGCCCGGCCCGGGCAACAACGGCATGCACGTGCACGTCGGGGTGCCCGACCCGGAGACCGGCGTGCAGGTGCTCAACCACGTCCGGCCCTGGCTGCCGGTGCTGCAGGCGGTGACCGTCAACTCCCCGTTCGCCAAGGGCGAGGACACCGGCTACGCGAGCTGGCGGTCGGTCGAGTGGGAGCACTGGCCCTCGGTGGCACCGACCCCCTTCCTGGAGTCGCACGAGCACTACGAGCGGCTGATCCGCCAGCTCATCGCCAGCGGCGTGATGCTCGACGAGGGGATGCTCTACTGGTACGCCCGGCTGTCGGCCAAGTACCCGACCGTCGAGATCCGGATCGGCGACGTCTGCCCGTCGGTGGACGACGCGGTGCTCGTCGCCGCGCTGGTCCGGGCCATGGTGGCGACCGCGCTCGACGACATCGCCGCCGGGCGGCCCGCCATCCGCACCGACCACCACCTGCTGGTCGCCGCGCACTGGCGGGCGGCGCACGACGGGCTGGAGGGCGAGGGCGTCGACCTCACCGACGGCGAGCTGCGGCCGGCGTGGGAGCTGTTCGACCAGTTCGTCGAGCGGATGCGCCCGGCCCTGGAACGGCACGGCGACCTCGACGAGGTGACCGACCTGATCGGCGGGCTGCGCCGGCACGGCACCGGGGCGGCCCGGCAGCGCGCCGTGCTCGCGCGCGGCGGCGACCTCGTGGACGTGGTCCGGGACGTCGCCCGGCAGACCCGTGGGTCGGGCCACCCGTGA
- a CDS encoding SDR family NAD(P)-dependent oxidoreductase, with translation MTPVDMTDQAPRQRTAIVTGAARGIGAGVATRLARDGLRVAVVDLDETVCAGTVGAITLAGGTAAAFAADVNDEAAVGAAVARIAAELGPPTVLVNNAGIGGPNAGVEETSTEQWDAVTGVSLRGAFFFTRAVVPYMIEAGWGRIVNMSSISALGDSGRVDYAAAKAGLIGFTKSLALRLGRHGVTANAIGPGFVVSDMTRIAAQRRNRSFEEHQRIVAETIPVRRVGQPEDIGHTASYLVSPEAGFVSGQVIYVAGGPVD, from the coding sequence ATGACACCTGTGGACATGACCGACCAGGCCCCCCGGCAGCGCACCGCGATCGTGACCGGAGCGGCGCGCGGCATCGGCGCGGGCGTCGCCACCCGGCTGGCGCGCGACGGTCTCCGGGTCGCGGTGGTCGACCTCGACGAGACCGTCTGCGCCGGCACCGTGGGGGCCATCACCCTCGCCGGCGGCACGGCGGCGGCCTTCGCCGCGGACGTGAACGACGAGGCGGCCGTGGGCGCCGCCGTCGCCCGGATCGCCGCCGAACTGGGACCGCCGACGGTGCTGGTCAACAACGCCGGCATCGGCGGCCCCAACGCCGGCGTCGAGGAGACGAGCACCGAGCAGTGGGACGCGGTCACGGGCGTCAGCCTGCGCGGCGCGTTCTTCTTCACCAGGGCCGTGGTCCCCTACATGATCGAGGCCGGCTGGGGTCGGATCGTCAACATGTCGAGCATCTCCGCGCTCGGCGACTCCGGCCGGGTCGACTACGCCGCCGCCAAGGCCGGTCTGATCGGCTTCACCAAGTCGCTCGCCCTGCGGCTCGGCCGGCACGGCGTGACCGCCAACGCCATCGGCCCGGGTTTCGTGGTCAGCGACATGACGCGGATCGCGGCGCAGCGCCGCAACCGCAGCTTCGAGGAGCACCAGCGGATCGTGGCCGAGACGATCCCGGTGCGCCGGGTCGGCCAGCCCGAGGACATCGGGCACACCGCGTCGTACCTCGTGAGCCCCGAGGCCGGGTTCGTCTCCGGCCAGGTCATCTACGTGGCCGGCGGGCCGGTGGACTGA
- a CDS encoding DedA family protein encodes MALAENVDPTRLGGLTGWVAGVIEAAGALGVALLVALESIIPPIPSEIVLAMAGYLAGEGRFNVVLVVLAATAGSLAGALVLYWLGAVAGEDRLKRWLDRLPLVDRDDLEKADRWFERHGRWAVLFGRMIPVVRSLVSVPAGANRMPLPEFVAFTTLGSGIWNALFVGLGYALGSRWQQIERYSNWFDYGIIAVFVVMIAWWAVKKSRRRAARRREHADAATR; translated from the coding sequence ATGGCACTCGCCGAGAACGTCGACCCGACCCGGCTCGGCGGGCTGACCGGCTGGGTGGCGGGGGTGATCGAAGCCGCCGGCGCGCTCGGCGTGGCGCTGCTGGTCGCCCTGGAGAGCATCATCCCGCCGATCCCGAGCGAGATCGTCCTGGCGATGGCGGGCTACCTGGCCGGCGAGGGCCGGTTCAACGTGGTGCTGGTGGTGCTCGCCGCCACCGCCGGCTCGCTGGCCGGGGCGCTCGTCCTCTACTGGCTGGGCGCGGTCGCCGGCGAGGACCGGCTCAAGCGCTGGCTCGACCGGCTGCCGCTGGTCGACCGGGACGACCTGGAGAAGGCGGACCGCTGGTTCGAGCGGCACGGCCGGTGGGCGGTGCTCTTCGGCCGGATGATCCCGGTGGTGCGCAGCCTGGTCTCCGTACCCGCCGGCGCCAACCGCATGCCGCTGCCCGAGTTCGTCGCCTTCACGACGCTGGGCAGCGGCATCTGGAACGCCCTCTTCGTCGGCCTGGGCTACGCCCTCGGCTCGCGCTGGCAGCAGATCGAGCGGTACAGCAACTGGTTCGACTACGGCATCATCGCCGTCTTCGTCGTGATGATCGCCTGGTGGGCGGTCAAGAAGAGCCGCCGTCGCGCCGCCCGCCGCCGCGAGCACGCCGACGCAGCCACCCGCTGA
- a CDS encoding alpha-amylase family protein: protein MADRWYSEAVVYCLDIDTYADSDGDGVGDIRGLIGRLDYLARLGVTCLWLHPIHPSPNRDDGYDATDFYNVDPRFGTLGDFAELLHQAQNRGIRVIIDLVVNHTSDEHPWFQSARSSPDSPYRDWYVWSDHEPDDRHQGMVFPGEQHETWSYDRTAKAWYYHRFYKFQPDLNFANPKVREEIKKIVSFWLQLGVSGFRMDAVPFIIELTEPGNPNSPKDFEFLTELRQHVQWRRGDAVLLAEANVEPDQLPTFFADAGGSGNRLHMLFDFMLNGRLMLALARQDPEPIIEALRDTPALPEGGQWATFLRNHDEIDLSRLTAEQRNQVYAEFGPDENMRIYDRGIRRRLAPMLGNDRRRIELAYALQFSLRGTPVLRYGEEIGMGEDLSLPGREAIRTPMQWSYQPNAGFSTADPEKLVRPVIDKGDFSYEKVNVTAQRSDPKSLLAWFERMIRTLREAPEVGSGSTTHIDVPMPPGVLAHRADGPTGTMVFLHNLGTDDAEVDLGMLEPEADLPIDVLADRNYGDVGKLDRLKVAGYGYRWIRLCRGRGL from the coding sequence ATGGCTGACAGGTGGTATTCGGAGGCGGTCGTCTACTGCCTCGACATCGACACGTACGCGGACTCCGACGGCGACGGCGTCGGCGACATCCGGGGCCTGATCGGCCGACTAGACTACCTCGCCCGGCTGGGCGTGACCTGCCTCTGGCTGCACCCCATCCACCCGTCGCCCAACCGCGACGACGGCTACGACGCCACCGACTTCTACAACGTCGACCCCCGCTTCGGCACCCTCGGCGACTTCGCCGAACTGCTGCACCAGGCGCAGAACCGGGGCATCCGGGTGATCATCGACCTGGTCGTGAACCACACCTCGGACGAGCACCCGTGGTTCCAGTCCGCCCGCTCGTCGCCGGACTCGCCCTACCGCGACTGGTACGTCTGGTCCGACCACGAGCCGGACGACCGGCACCAGGGCATGGTCTTCCCCGGCGAGCAGCACGAGACGTGGAGCTACGACCGGACCGCCAAGGCCTGGTACTACCACCGGTTCTACAAGTTCCAGCCGGACCTCAACTTCGCGAACCCGAAGGTGCGCGAGGAGATCAAGAAGATCGTGTCGTTCTGGCTCCAGCTCGGCGTCTCCGGCTTCCGGATGGACGCGGTGCCGTTCATCATCGAGCTGACCGAGCCGGGCAACCCGAACTCCCCGAAGGACTTCGAGTTCCTCACCGAGCTGCGCCAGCACGTGCAGTGGCGCCGGGGCGACGCCGTCCTGCTCGCCGAGGCCAACGTCGAGCCCGACCAGCTGCCGACCTTCTTCGCCGACGCCGGCGGCTCGGGCAACCGGCTGCACATGCTCTTCGACTTCATGCTCAACGGGCGGCTGATGCTGGCCCTGGCCCGGCAGGACCCGGAGCCGATCATCGAGGCGCTGCGGGACACCCCGGCGCTGCCCGAGGGCGGGCAGTGGGCCACCTTCCTGCGCAACCACGACGAGATCGACCTGTCCCGGCTCACCGCCGAGCAGCGCAACCAGGTGTACGCGGAGTTCGGCCCCGACGAGAACATGCGCATCTACGACCGGGGCATCCGCCGCCGGCTCGCCCCGATGCTCGGCAACGACCGCCGTCGCATCGAGCTGGCGTACGCGCTGCAGTTCTCGCTGCGCGGCACGCCGGTGCTGCGCTACGGCGAGGAGATCGGCATGGGGGAGGACCTGTCCCTGCCGGGCCGGGAGGCGATCCGCACCCCGATGCAGTGGTCGTACCAGCCGAACGCCGGGTTCTCCACGGCCGACCCGGAGAAGCTGGTCCGCCCGGTGATCGACAAGGGTGACTTCAGCTACGAGAAGGTCAACGTGACCGCCCAGCGCAGCGACCCGAAGTCGCTGCTCGCCTGGTTCGAGCGGATGATCCGTACGCTCCGCGAGGCCCCCGAGGTGGGCTCCGGCTCGACCACGCACATCGACGTGCCGATGCCGCCCGGCGTGCTGGCGCACCGGGCCGACGGGCCGACCGGCACGATGGTCTTCCTGCACAACCTCGGCACCGACGACGCCGAGGTGGACCTCGGCATGCTGGAGCCGGAGGCCGACCTGCCCATCGACGTGCTCGCCGACCGCAACTACGGCGACGTGGGCAAGCTGGACCGCCTCAAGGTGGCCGGCTACGGCTACCGGTGGATCCGTCTCTGCCGGGGCCGCGGCCTCTGA
- a CDS encoding ArsR/SmtB family transcription factor, with the protein MISFELGVEDLADTRFAISPIHEAALSLRVLREPGLYALHLPWRRSVLGRLDASDVDLLTSLVGPDRAIPDFLTRRPTEFAATFDKELAAVRRTPADIVRRDLCAAYPRGRLPAVLRDATAPDAAPVLALRDTICDRLQRYWDVAIRPSWPQMRLVLEADMTYRARQLALGGARLLFADMHPNLRWHDGVLHIDRMIGRHRVVAGGRGLLLVPSVFSHKPAPPVSPDEAPLLAYPCRGVATLWEAPPAADATALASLLGAPRARLLHLLAEPLPTVEIARRLTVTPSAVSQHLRVLHAAGLLSRARDGRHVLYRRSPLGDRLIGQAIDT; encoded by the coding sequence ATGATCAGCTTTGAGCTCGGCGTCGAGGACCTCGCCGACACCCGCTTCGCGATCTCACCGATCCACGAGGCCGCGCTCAGCCTCCGGGTGCTGCGCGAGCCCGGCCTGTACGCGCTGCACCTGCCCTGGCGCAGGTCGGTCCTGGGGCGGCTGGACGCGTCCGACGTCGACCTGCTGACCTCCCTCGTCGGGCCGGACCGCGCGATCCCCGACTTCCTCACCCGCCGGCCGACCGAGTTCGCCGCCACCTTCGACAAGGAACTGGCCGCCGTACGCCGGACGCCCGCGGACATCGTCCGCCGCGACCTGTGCGCCGCGTACCCGCGCGGCCGGCTGCCGGCCGTCCTGCGCGACGCGACCGCGCCGGACGCCGCCCCCGTCCTGGCCCTCCGCGACACCATCTGCGACCGCCTCCAGCGCTACTGGGACGTCGCGATCAGGCCGAGCTGGCCGCAGATGCGACTCGTGCTGGAAGCCGACATGACCTACCGGGCCCGGCAACTGGCCCTGGGCGGCGCGCGGCTGCTCTTCGCCGACATGCACCCGAACTTGCGCTGGCACGACGGGGTCCTGCACATCGACAGGATGATCGGCCGGCACCGGGTGGTCGCGGGCGGTCGGGGGCTGCTGCTGGTGCCGTCCGTCTTCTCCCACAAGCCCGCCCCGCCGGTCAGCCCGGACGAGGCGCCCCTGCTGGCGTACCCCTGCCGGGGCGTGGCGACACTGTGGGAGGCGCCGCCGGCCGCCGACGCGACCGCGCTCGCGTCGCTGCTCGGCGCGCCCAGGGCGCGTCTGCTCCACCTCCTCGCCGAGCCGCTGCCGACCGTGGAGATCGCCCGCCGGCTCACGGTGACGCCCAGCGCCGTCTCCCAGCACCTGCGGGTCCTGCACGCGGCAGGTCTGCTCAGCCGCGCCCGCGACGGCCGGCACGTCCTCTACCGACGCAGCCCGCTCGGCGACCGACTGATTGGCCAGGCGATCGACACGTGA
- a CDS encoding DUF1349 domain-containing protein → MGDELRTVDWAEGTWRAEPARVERGPSGELLVQPAEGSDLWRHTSYGFVHDDAPALLAPFPVGEAVEVAFRLDYGEQFDQAGVLVRVDERNWVKAGVEVSDGQPQVGAVVTREVSDWSVAPVPEWTGREVTVRVSRDRDALTVRARAGGEPWRLVRLAPLPPEAVATAGPYCCSPTRAGLRIRFTGWRRGPADAALHPEG, encoded by the coding sequence ATGGGTGACGAGCTGCGAACGGTCGACTGGGCAGAGGGCACGTGGCGCGCCGAGCCGGCACGGGTCGAGCGCGGGCCGTCGGGCGAGCTGCTGGTGCAGCCGGCCGAGGGCAGCGACCTGTGGCGGCACACCTCGTACGGCTTCGTGCACGACGACGCCCCGGCGCTGCTCGCGCCCTTCCCCGTCGGCGAGGCGGTCGAGGTGGCCTTCCGCCTCGACTACGGCGAGCAGTTCGACCAGGCCGGCGTGCTGGTCCGGGTGGACGAGCGGAACTGGGTCAAGGCCGGGGTGGAGGTCAGCGACGGGCAGCCGCAGGTCGGGGCCGTGGTGACCCGGGAGGTGTCCGACTGGTCGGTCGCCCCGGTGCCGGAGTGGACCGGGCGGGAGGTGACCGTCCGGGTCAGCCGCGACCGGGACGCGCTCACCGTCCGGGCCCGGGCCGGCGGCGAGCCGTGGCGGCTGGTCCGGCTCGCCCCGCTGCCGCCGGAGGCGGTGGCGACGGCCGGGCCGTACTGCTGCTCCCCCACCCGCGCCGGGCTGCGGATCCGGTTCACCGGTTGGCGACGGGGGCCGGCCGACGCGGCGCTGCACCCGGAGGGCTGA
- a CDS encoding MFS transporter — protein MNRRLLVLLTLACGVAVGNVYFPQTISPLVAAGLGVSPASAALVVTAAQLGYAAGIFLLVPLGDRIRHRPLVLTLLGITGLALLAACAAPALPPLVGASALVGVTTVVAPVIGPMAANLTADDRRGMVSGTLLSGSIGGMLLSRTVAGTVSEWWGWRAPYLTAAVSVLLIAVALARVLPATRPPSGHRYPALLAESLRLLRTERDLRRSCFYQATVFAGFSAVWTTVALLLTGPAYGLGAPAVGLLALVNAATMLCTPVAGRQVDRRGSDAVNRICLLGVIASAVVLAFGGLGGVGGLAALVLGTLLLDVGMQSGMVANQVRIYALRPDARSRLNTAYMTCAYLGGSLGSWVGAPAYARLGWLGVCGLLTLLAAAALAHHLTTAPSGGHPRPRPRRPAAAAAPGSRLTATALPSPLPTAAVAVGPLSAAAAAPPATRPGPVGERRPEDRRRYRHRHG, from the coding sequence ATGAACCGCCGGCTGCTGGTGCTGCTCACCCTCGCCTGCGGGGTCGCCGTCGGAAACGTCTACTTCCCGCAGACGATCAGCCCGCTGGTCGCCGCCGGCCTGGGCGTCAGCCCCGCCTCGGCCGCCCTGGTGGTGACCGCGGCGCAACTCGGCTACGCCGCCGGGATCTTCCTGCTGGTGCCGCTCGGCGACCGGATCCGGCACCGGCCGCTGGTCCTCACCCTGCTCGGCATCACCGGACTGGCCCTGCTCGCCGCGTGCGCCGCCCCCGCCCTGCCGCCGCTGGTCGGCGCGAGCGCCCTCGTCGGGGTAACGACGGTGGTCGCGCCGGTCATCGGCCCGATGGCGGCCAACCTGACCGCCGACGACCGGCGCGGCATGGTCAGCGGCACGCTGTTGAGCGGCTCGATCGGCGGCATGCTGCTGTCCCGCACCGTCGCGGGGACCGTCAGCGAGTGGTGGGGGTGGCGGGCCCCCTACCTGACGGCGGCGGTGTCCGTGCTGCTCATCGCGGTGGCCCTGGCCCGCGTACTGCCGGCGACCCGGCCGCCGTCCGGGCACCGGTATCCGGCCCTGCTGGCCGAGTCGCTGCGCCTGCTACGCACCGAGCGCGACCTGCGCCGCTCCTGCTTCTACCAGGCGACGGTCTTCGCCGGCTTCTCGGCGGTCTGGACCACCGTCGCGCTGCTGCTGACCGGCCCGGCGTACGGCCTCGGCGCCCCGGCGGTCGGGCTGCTCGCCCTGGTCAACGCGGCGACCATGCTCTGCACCCCGGTGGCGGGACGCCAGGTGGACCGCCGGGGGTCCGACGCGGTCAACCGGATCTGCCTGCTCGGCGTCATCGCCTCGGCCGTCGTCCTCGCCTTCGGCGGGCTCGGCGGAGTCGGGGGCCTGGCGGCCCTGGTGCTGGGCACGTTGCTGCTCGACGTCGGCATGCAGTCCGGCATGGTCGCCAACCAGGTGCGGATCTACGCCCTGCGGCCGGACGCCCGCAGCCGGCTCAACACCGCGTACATGACCTGCGCCTACCTCGGCGGCAGCCTGGGCTCGTGGGTCGGCGCCCCCGCGTACGCCCGCTTGGGGTGGCTGGGCGTGTGCGGCCTGCTGACGCTCCTGGCCGCGGCGGCGCTGGCCCACCACCTGACGACGGCCCCCTCCGGCGGCCACCCACGACCGCGCCCCCGACGGCCGGCGGCCGCCGCCGCGCCCGGCTCCCGCCTGACGGCCACCGCCCTGCCCAGCCCTCTCCCGACGGCAGCCGTCGCGGTCGGCCCGCTGTCGGCAGCCGCCGCCGCGCCGCCGGCCACGCGACCGGGGCCGGTCGGGGAACGTCGGCCGGAGGACCGCCGGCGGTACCGTCACCGGCATGGGTGA
- a CDS encoding YidC/Oxa1 family membrane protein insertase has translation MFAFAPLHDAVGAAGSALSWLTNLLEPLAGGAATAAAIVVLTVVVRLLISPLTVAQVRGERRRAALAPEVRDLQRRYADDPARLQGELFALYRANGANPVAGCLPLLLQAPVLLVMYRLFATAEGGTGLLDERLAGVPLGHHLGDGLAGAVLPLFGVLLAVLLALAWWTSRRMRRAAVETGAVAGAPAQGPGAAVLGRLLPLLPYATVLVALVLPLAAVIYLVTTTAWSALEQAVLRRPRPARAGVDRR, from the coding sequence ATGTTCGCCTTCGCACCACTGCACGACGCCGTCGGCGCCGCCGGCAGCGCGCTCTCCTGGCTCACCAACCTGCTCGAACCGCTGGCCGGCGGCGCGGCAACGGCCGCCGCCATCGTCGTCCTCACCGTCGTCGTCCGGCTGCTGATCTCGCCGCTGACCGTCGCGCAGGTCCGGGGGGAGCGGCGCCGCGCGGCGCTCGCCCCCGAGGTCCGCGACCTCCAGCGGCGGTACGCGGACGACCCCGCCCGGTTGCAGGGCGAGCTGTTCGCGCTCTACCGGGCGAACGGCGCCAACCCGGTTGCCGGCTGCCTGCCGCTGCTGCTCCAGGCGCCGGTCCTGCTGGTGATGTACCGGCTCTTCGCCACCGCCGAGGGTGGCACCGGGCTGCTCGACGAGCGGCTGGCCGGGGTGCCGTTGGGGCACCACCTCGGCGACGGGCTGGCCGGCGCCGTGCTGCCGCTGTTCGGCGTACTGCTGGCGGTCCTGCTCGCGCTGGCGTGGTGGACCTCCCGGCGGATGCGGCGGGCGGCGGTCGAGACCGGCGCGGTGGCCGGTGCGCCGGCGCAGGGGCCGGGCGCCGCCGTGCTCGGCCGGCTGCTGCCGCTGCTGCCGTACGCGACGGTGCTGGTGGCGCTGGTGCTGCCGCTGGCCGCCGTGATCTATCTGGTCACCACGACCGCCTGGTCGGCGCTGGAGCAGGCGGTGCTGCGCCGTCCACGGCCGGCCCGGGCGGGCGTCGATCGGCGCTGA
- a CDS encoding DUF6412 domain-containing protein, giving the protein MPGAWGVVVGTWAYALTHLVLLADRPAGLLAGAALTAVVLLAAVLALHAAGDAGAPRAARAAALRARARRRRVPRQVDPDAAGRPRPRAPGAHPSAA; this is encoded by the coding sequence GTGCCGGGTGCGTGGGGGGTCGTGGTGGGGACGTGGGCGTACGCGCTCACCCACCTGGTCCTGCTCGCCGACCGCCCGGCCGGGCTGCTCGCCGGGGCCGCGCTGACCGCCGTCGTGCTCCTCGCCGCCGTGCTCGCGCTGCACGCGGCGGGCGACGCCGGCGCCCCCCGGGCCGCCCGCGCCGCCGCGCTGCGGGCCCGGGCCCGCCGTCGCCGGGTGCCCCGGCAGGTCGATCCGGACGCCGCCGGCCGCCCCCGTCCCCGGGCGCCCGGGGCGCACCCCTCGGCCGCGTAG